A window from Vicia villosa cultivar HV-30 ecotype Madison, WI unplaced genomic scaffold, Vvil1.0 ctg.000415F_1_1, whole genome shotgun sequence encodes these proteins:
- the LOC131627928 gene encoding uncharacterized protein LOC131627928, whose amino-acid sequence MDHLEQNQVELRKDLDTMGERMTQLFETLHAVVQGQEELRQSVAKLANGTPTTVANGGSKSVPVEIPNKEDSHHENDSELEAFKFPIEENERKFHLLEERLKALEGRGSSGLNAIDLCLVPDIKIPAKFKVPSFEKYKGITCPMSHIKAFCNKMAPYAENDKLLMHFFQDSLSGASLEWYTRLERTHVRTWDELAETFLKHYKYNSDMAPTRIQLQSLTQKVDESFKEYAQRWRELASRVQPPLLERELVDMFMNTLKDPYLNMMVGCASSEFSSLVVVGERIENALKMGKIQDMDNASEFTEEEKSEANAISEIEEEGVPAYPQVQVPNYQMLPVSPSQYIPQVFAATINQQPQMVQRQPIQYLPQKQCVPHQQGHPNQRQPRSNLERRNAPLDQIPMTYSKLLPYLVQSSLMVPKSLKPPPQPFPPGYDPNVQCGYHAGSVGHSTEDCNAFKAKVQQLIDGRHITLQEGNMWVNGIPLLE is encoded by the coding sequence atggaccatctcgaacagaatcaggttgaacttcgtaaggacttggatactatgggggagaggatgacccaactctttgagACTCTCCATGCTGTTGTTCAAGGAcaagaagagctaagacaaagtgttgctaagttggctaatggtactcctactactgttgctaatgggggatcaaaaTCTGTGCCCGTGGAAATTCCAaacaaggaggattcacatcatgagaacgattctgaactcgaagctttcaagttcccgattgaagaaaatgagagaaagttccatctcttggaagaaagattgaaggctttagaaggtcgaggctcctctggtttaaatgctattgatttgtgcttagttcctgatatcaagattcctgctaagttcaaagtccccagttttgagaaatacaagggtatcacttgtccgatgagtcacatcaaggcattctgcaacaagatggcaccgtatgcagaaaatgataagcttctaatgcacttctttcaggatagcctaagtggggcatcccttgaatggtatacccgacttgaacgaacccacgtccgcacatgggatgaattgGCAGagacttttctcaagcattacaagtacaacagtgacatggctcctactagaatacaactccaaagtttaactcagaaggttgatgagtcttttaaagagtatgcccaaagatggagagaactagcttccagagtccaacctcctcttttggaacgagagcttgtagacatgttcatgaatactttgaaagatccaTATCTCAATatgatggttggatgtgcttcctccgaattctcaagtttggttgtcgtaggggaacgaattgaaaacgccttaaagatgggtaaaatccaagatatggaCAATGCTTCTGAattcactgaagaagagaaaagtgaagcaAACGCAATCTCCGAGATTGAAGAAGAGGGAgtccctgcttatcctcaggttcaggtTCCTAACTATCAGATGCTCCCAGTTTCTCCTAGTCAGTATATTCCACAAGTCTTTGCCGCCACTATCAACCAACAACCCCAGATGGTCCAACGACAACCAATTCAGTATTTGCCACAAAAGCAATGTGTtccacatcaacaaggtcatccgaatcaacgccaacctagaagtaatttggaacgaagaaatgctccgttggaccagattcctatgacatatagcaaacttcttccatatctagttcaaagctcattgATGGTCCCCAAATCTCTCAAGCCTCCACCACAGCCGTTcccacctgggtatgaccctaatgtgcaatgtggatatCATGCTGGATCAGtagggcactcaactgaggactgcaacgctttcaaagccaaagtgcaacagttgattgatgggaggcatataacccttcaggaaggaaacatgtgggtgaatggaattccttTGCTCGAATGA